Genomic segment of Pararhodobacter zhoushanensis:
CAGCCGAGGTCAGGCTCAGACCTTCGCCCTTCATCTCATATTTACCATTGCGGTAGTATTCGGTGGAGGCACAGTCGAGCGCGAGGTAAATGTCTTCACCGGGTATGTAGCCCGCTTTTTCGATGCTGCTCAGGATCAGATCCAGCGCCGCCGTGGTCGAGCTGAGGTTGGGGGCAAAGCCACCCTCGTCGCCAAGGCCGGTGGACAGGCCCTGTGCGGTCAGCTCTTTCTTCAGCGTGTGGAATACCTCTGACCCCATGCGCACGGCATCGCGGATGTTGCCCGCGCTGACCGGCATGATCATGAATTCCTGAATGTCGATGGGGTTATCGGCATGCTCGCCGCCATTGATGATGTTCATCATCGGCACGGGCAACACGCGGGCCGAGGTGCCCCCGACATAGCGATACAGCAGCTGTCCGGTGGCCTCGGCGGCGGCTTTCGCCACAGCGAGCGAGACGCCCAGAATGGCGTTGGCACCCAGCCGCGACTTGTTCTCGGTGCCGTCCAGCTCGATCATCGCGCGGTCGATGGCGACCTGCTCGGTCGCATCGGCACCGATCAGCAGTTCGGCAATCTCGCCGTTCACCGCGGCGACGGCGTTCAGCACGCCCTTGCCCATGTAGCGCGCCTTGTCGCCGTCGCGCAGCTCGACGGCTTCATGCGCGCCGGTCGAGGCGCCCGAGGGCACAGCGGCACGGCCCATCGTGCCGTCTTCGAGGATGACGTCGACTTCGACCGTCGGGTTGCCCCGGCTGTCGAGGATTTCGCGGCCGATGATATCAAGGATGGTGGTCATGGCGCCCCTCATGTTGGCTGTTTGGCGCCTCTATACTGCGCGGGACCCGGCGTTGAAAGGCCCGCCCGCGCGCGTTATCGCCACCGTTAGCGCCTGTGCCGCCGCTTAACGCTCACGCAGGCGCAGATTGCGCATCAGCGTGTAGAACCCGGCCACCACGATCAGCCCTGCCCCCGCCAGCGTCATCGCGTCGGGCCGCTCGCCAAACAGCGTCACCCCGATGATCATGGCGAAGACCAGACGCGCATAGCGAAACGGCGTTGTCGCGCCCAGATTGCCCGCCCGGGTGGCCAGCACCAGCGCGGCATAGGCCAGAATGCCACTGATGGCGGTGCCGAGCATGAACACGGCTTCCAGCGCATTGGGCATCACCGGCGCATCGCCGGTGATGGCCAGCAGCATCAGACCGCCGGGCACCCCGGTCAGAAACCCCCAGCCCGAGATCTTGAAGGTGGAGATGTCGCGCGGCACCGAGGGCGTGACCAGATCGCGCCCGGTCAGAAAGACGACGGCCAGCAGCGGGATCAGGACCAGCACGTCGAACCCGGCCATGCCCGGGCGCACGATCATCAGCACGCCGACAAAGCCGACAAGGATCGCGCTCCAGCGCCGCCAACCGACTGATTCACCTAGGAAAAGCGCCGCGCCCAGCGTCACGGTCAGCGGCACGGCCTGCAGGATCGAAGACACCACGCTGAGCGGCACAATCGCCACGCCCAGCACCATGGTCATCACGGCGCCCGTCTCGAACAGGTTGCGCCACAGCACTGCACCCTTGAGCGCGCGCAGATCCATCAGCCGCCCGCCCTCGCGCCGGACCATCAGGCCGAACACCAGCCCGCCGATCAGCCCCAGCGCGATGGCGATTTCGCCAGCCGGGATGCGCTGTGCCAAGGTTTTGATGAAGGCGTCTTCGATGGCGAAGCCTGCCATAGCGGCCACCATCAGGATCGGACCACGCACGCTGCTCATCGCCACACTCCTTGATTGTCCCGGTCACAAAGCGGGCAAGGCGCCCTGCCGGAAGGCGCGCCAAACAGGGGTTGACCCCGGCCGCCGCCACGGGTTCACTCGCACACTCATTTCACAGGTTCAAGATCCCCTATGTCCTCTGCCCCGCGCCGCCCGCTCGATCCGACCGGGTTCTGGCTTATGTTCGGTCTCGCGCTGCTGTTCGGCGCCAATAATCTCATGATCAAGCTGGGCAACGAAGGGTTGCAGCCGGTGTTCTTTGCCGGGGTGCGCTCGGTCATCGGCACGGGCGCGCTGGCGCTGTGGATGGCGTGGCGCAAGATCCCGGTGCGGCTGGACCTGTGGCGCGCCGGGCTGGTGATGGGGCTGTTGTTCAGCGCCGAGTTCATGCTGCTGTTCATCGCGCTCGACAACACCAGCGTCGTGCGCGCCTCGTCGCTGTTCTACGCCATGCCGATCTGGCTGGCACTGGCGGCGCATTTCCTGTTCCCGGGCGAACGGCTGACCGGCCCGCGTGCCTTGGGCTTTGCGCTGGGGTTCTCGGGTGTCGTGCTGACGCTGGCGGGCCGCGCCGGGGGCTTGGGGGACGGCAGCATCGCCGGCGATCTGGCGGCGATCTTCGCGGGCGTTTCCTGGGCGGCCATCGTGGTGGTGTCACGCAAGACTACGCTGGGCAACACCCCGGCCGAGACGCAGATCCTGTGGCAAACGGTTGTTTCGGCGGTCCTGCTCTGCGCGCTTGCCCCGCTCTATGGCGGCCCCTTGGTGCGCGATTTCGACAGCTTTCAGGCGATCATGCTGGTCGTGCAAGCGCTCGGCGTGGTCTGCGTCGGCTTTGTCACCTGGTTCTGGCTCCTTGGCCGCTATCAGGCGTCGACGCTGGCCAGCTTCAGCTTCCTGACCCCGGCGCTGAGCGCGCTGCTGGGCTGGCTGGTCCTCGACGAGCCCGTCGCGGCCACCACCCCCATCGCCATCGCCTTGCTGATCACCGGCCTGATGCTGATCAACCGCCACCGCGCCTGAGCCATTTTCTGTCTAAAAATATCCACGGGGGGATTTTCAAGGGGGCGCGTGCGTCCCCCTTGAAGCGGGGGCCCGGGGGCGGCAGCCCCCCGCCTTAACAGTAAACGTGGGGCGACAGCCCCCGGCACCTAGAGCGCCAGAGCCTCGTCCAGCAGCGCCTCCAGCGCCGCCTTTGGCACATCGGCGGTGACAAAACTCTCGCCAATCCCGCGCGCCAGAATGAAACGCATGGTGCCGTCCTGCACCTTCTTGTCCTGCGCCATCAGCGCGATCAGCGCGTCGCGGCCCGGCAGATCGCCCGGAATATCCGACAGCCGCCGCTTCATGCCCATGCGGGCCAGATGCTCGGCCACCCGCTCGGGCGCTTCTTGTGAACACAGACCCAGTCGCGCCGACAGATCGAAGGCCAAAAGGCAACCGATCGCCACACCCTCGCCATGCAGCAGCCGGTCCGAAAACCCCGTCGCCGCTTCCAGCGCATGGCCGAACGTGTGGCCCAGATTGAGCAGCGCGCGGTCGCCCTGCTCGGTCTCGTCGCGCTCGACGATATCGGCCTTCATCCGCACCGCGTGGCGCACCGCCTGCTGGCGCAGCGCCTTGTCGCCCGCGGCCATGGCGGGCGCGTTGGTGTCGAGCCAGTCAAAGAACCCGGCATCCCCCAGCAGCCCGTATTTCACCACCTCGCCATAGCCCGCCAGAAAATCCCGGCCCGGCAGGCTGTCGAGCGCATCAATATCGGCCAGCACCAGCGCGGGCTGGTGGAACGCGCCGATCAGGTTCTTGCCCCGCGGCGAGTTGATGCCGGTCTTGCCCCCGACCGAGCTGTCAACCTGCGCCAGCAGCGAGGTCGGGATCTGCACGAAGCGCACGCCCCGGCGCAGCACGGCAGCGGCAAAGCCGACCAGATCGCCGATCACCCCACCGCCCAGCGCGATGACGATATCCCCGCGCTCGACTTTCTGCTCCAGCAGCCATTCCACCGTCTGTTGCAGATACGGCCAGCTCTTGGTGCCTTCCCCGGCGGGCAGGATCAAAACCTCGCTGGTGATGCCGTCGGCCGAAAGCCCGGCGCGCAGACGGTCCAGCTGGCAGGCGGCGACGGTTTCTTCGGTGACCACGGCCACACGCGGACGGCGCAACAGCGGCGCAATCTCGGCCCCGGCGCGCGCGATCAGCCCGCGTCCGACGCGCACGGTGTAGGACCGCGCGCCCAGATTGACGGCGACATCTTCGATCGGGGCGGTGGTCATGCGGGGGGACTTTCAAGCTTTTCCAGCACATCGGGACGCTCGGCCAGTGCCTCGACTACCTTCAGGGCCGTGGTTTCAATGGCATAGTCTGCCGTCGTGGCGACGATCAGATCCGCCTGCGCATAGGACGGCTCGCGCGCGCGCATCAGATCGGCCAGCGTCTGGCGCGGGTTCGGTGTGCGCAGCAAGGGCCGCGTGTCCTTGCGTTTGACCCGGCTCCAGAGCGTGTCGAGATCGGCTTTCAGCCAGACCGACACGCCCAGTTCCGACACTTTCTCACGCGTATCGGCGCGCAGGAACGCGCCGCCGCCGACCGAGAGCACGCAGGGTTCGCCCTCGATCAGGCGGGCGATGACGCGGGCTTCCTTGTCGCGAAAGAAGGCCTCGCCGTCGCGCGAAAAGATTTCCGCGATCGTGGCATTGGCGGCACGCTCGATCTCGGCGTCCGAATCAACGAAGGGCACACCCAGCACATGGGCCAATTCCTTGCCCACGGCGGATTTTCCCGCCCCCATCATCCCGACCATCATGACGGTCTTGTGCAACCTCGGCTTCATCAAAACACCCGGCCCACTTCACATGCAGGCGATTTTTCGCTTTGTCCCCCTGAATGGCGTGAACTTGCCCAGAGTTCCAGTTATAAATCGGCAAACAACCGGCAGCAGATTGCCGAACCGATGTGAGGATCGAGCCCCCTATGCCCCGATATGACGACCGCCCCGGTTTTTTTGGCTACCTGTTCAGGCTGGTGCTGATTCTGGTGCTGGTGGGTGGGCTTGGCTTTGTTGCCTTTGCCTATTTCGGCGATCTTGGTCGCCCCCCCGAGCCGCGCAGCTTGCCGGTCGATCTGCAGCTGGGTTGACCCATATGGTCGCGCGCCGCTTTTCCACCGATTCGCTGCGCACCGTGTTTGTGGTGCTTGGCCTTGGGATGCTTCCCGGCAGTGTTCTGGCGCAAAATCCCAGCCCCTTGTCCGCCATCGACTGGTTACAGACACGCGGCGGGGTCGAGATGCCCGGCGCCTATCCGATCACCCCACCCGTGGCCAGCAGCGTGGGCGGCAGCACGGGCATTTCCGTGCGCGCGCTGGATGCCCTGCGTCCCGAGGCGGTGGGCCTGTACCCCGCCGCCCGGGTCGGCTTGCCCGCCGCGCTCTGGGGGACGACCCCGGCGCGGGCGCTGTCGGATCTGATTGCCGATCTGCCCGCCGACATGCTGCCGTCGTTGCGCGATCTGTCGCTGCGCCTGCTGCTGGCCGAGTTCAACGCCCCCTGCCCGGCACCGAGCCGTCGCCGGTGCCCGATTTCCTGCTGACCCGCATCGACAAGCTGATCGAATTCGGCGCGTTGGACCAAGCGGCGGCGGTGCTCGATACGCTGGATTCGGATGCGCCCGTGCTGCGGCTGCGCCGCTTTGACATCGGCCTGTTGCTGGGTGACGAACACACCGCCTGCCAGCCCGTCTTGCGCGAAGAGCCCCCCGTGGGCGATGCCGCCGCGCTGATCTTCTGCATGGCCCGCGCCGGGCAATGGCAGGAAGCATCGGCGCTGCTGGATGCGGCAGCGGAAGAAAACCGGGTCGCGCCCTATCTGGCTGAATTGCTGCAACATTTCCTTGACGGCGACGAAACGCTGCCCGGGGCCTCGACCCTGTTGCCCCCGCCCCCCGGCACGCCCGATCCCCTGACATGGCGTCTGCGAGAGGCTGTCGGCGACGGCCTGCCAACGCTTGGCCTGCCGGTCTCGTACGCCCATGCCGACCTGCGCGGCACCCAAGGCTGGCGCGCGCAGATCGAAGCCGCCGAGCGGCTGGTGCGCGCCGGGGCGCTGTCGCCCAACCGGCTGCTGGGGCTTTACACCGAGCGGCGCGCGGCGGCCTCGGGCGGGATCTGGGAGCGGGTGCGCGTGGTTCAGCGGCTTGATACCGCCCTGCGCAACGCGGATGCGGCGGCGACAAGTGCTGCCTTGATCGACGCCTGGCCGCAGATTCAGGCCGGTGAGCTGGAGGTGCCGCTGGCCAGCCTCTATGCACAGCCGTTGGGACAGATCGGCCTGACCGGCGAGGCGCGCGCGATTGCCTACCGCATGGGCCTGTTGTCCGAAGCCTATGAGACCGTCGCCCTGGGGCTACCCGCGGGCGCAGATGCTGAAGAGCGTTTCCTTGCTGCCGTTGCGCGCGGTCTGGACCCGGCGCAAGCGGGCGCGATGCGCGGCGAACTGGCCGCCGCCGTGGCGCTGGCCTTCGGGCCCGAGCCACCCCTGCCCGAGGGCATGGCCGAGCGGCTGGCAGAGGGGCGGCTGGGCGAAGAAATGCTGCGCATTCTGATGCAACTGGGCGGACCGGGCGATCCGCGCGTGCTGGCCGAGGGGCTGGGCGGCTTGCGCGCGCTGGGGCTGGAAGACATCGCCCGGCGCACGGCGCTGGAAAGCCTGTTGCTGGAGCGCCGGGGCTGATGGCCCTGAGCGACGACAACCGCCAGATTTCCACGTTTCTTGAGGCCATCGCCGCCGAAAACGGTGCCGCGCGCAACACGCTGCTGGCCTATGGGCGCGATCTGGCCCATGCGGCCGAGTGGCTGTCGGGGCATGGCAGTGCGCTGGACAGCGCCGGGCGCGATCAGATCGAGGGGTATCTGGTCTCGCTCGATGCCGAGGGCCTGTCGCGGGCCACGCGCGCACGGCGCCTGTCGTCGCTCAAGCAATACTACCGGTTCGCCTATGACGAAGGGTGGCGCACAGACAATCCGGTCTTGCGCATTGACGGGCCGGGGCGCAGCCAGAAACTGCCGGGCACGCTGACCGAAGACGAGGTGTCACGCCTGCTTGACGCCGCGCGCGACCACGGTCGCGACGCGGGCGAGCGGGCACGCAATGCCTGTCTGTTCGAGCTGCTCTATGCCACCGGCCTGCGGGTCAGCGAATTGGTGACGCTGCCGCAAGCCGCCCTGCGCGGCGCGCCCGAGATGCTGATGGTGCGCGGCAAGGGCAACAAGGACCGGCTGGTGCCACTGTCCGACCCGGCGCGCGCGTCGGTGGCGATCTGGCTGGCGCACCGCGACCGGGACGAGGATCTGGCGCGCAAGAAGGGGGTGCCGCCCTCGCGCTTTCTGTTCCCGGCGCGCGGGGCCGAAGGGCATCTGAGCCGCGTGCGCTTTCACACCATCGTCAAACAGGTCGCCGCCCGCGCCGGGCTGGACCCGGAACGCGTCAGCCCCCACGTGCTGCGCCATGCCTTCGCGACGCACCTGCTGGCGGGCGGTGCCGATCTGCGGGTGATCCAGACACTGCTGGGCCATGCCGATCTGGGCACGACCGAGATTTACACCCATGTGCTGGATGAACGCCTGCGGCAGCTGGTGATGGATCACCACCCGCTGGCACGGCGCTGAGGGCGTTCAGGGCAGAGCGCTATCCCGTGACACCAGCATGCGGCGTCGACATCGCCACGGCGAAGGCGGGCCAAGAGTGCGCCCGAGGACAGCAGACGCGCCGCCGGAACCAGCAGCGCGCGCAGCGGCCCTGTCTGTGCGCTTTCGTCAACGCACCAACCAGCGCAGAAACAGCGCGACTACCGATAACGGCACCGCCCCCGCCTGTCTGATATCCGTGCGGCTCAGGAATGCTCTTCCGCCGCCGTCGCTGCCAGCGCCTGAGTGAAGGCGCGCAGCGCGTCGACATGGCTGAGGCTGCCGACGACCCGCACCGCCCCGTCGCGCCCCTGCTGGGTGACAGCCAGATGCAGCGCGCCGGTGCGCTCGAAGATGCGCAGCGCGGGTTTGAGGCGCGACCCGGCGTCGATGCTCAGGCCTTGGGACAGAAGGCTATCAAGCGCCTCGGGGCTGAGCGCCCCGGTGGTGCCCTCCTGCTTGGTGATATGCGCGATGCCCACAAGTTGCAGCAGATACTCCTGCGGTCCCTGCGCAATACGCACATCGCGCCGGGCAAGCTGCGCCAGAAAGAACGAGCGTTTCACAAAGCGGCTGGCGACGGCCGAGGCGGTCGAGATCGCGGCCAGCACGGCTATGGCGGTCTGCCAGTCGCCGGTCAGTTCGAACACGATCAGCGTTGTCGAGACCGGCGCCCCCAGCACCGCCGCCGCGATCGCGCCCATCCCGGCCAGCGCATAGGTGGTCGCGCTGCCGGAATAGGCCGGGATCAGCTGCGTTGCGATCAGGCCAAAGGCCAGCCCGGTCAGCGCGCCGATGACCAGCGCCGGCGAGAACACCCCGCCCCCCATGCGCCCGCCCAGCGTGATGGCAACCGCGATGGTCTTGGCGACGGCGATCAGCATCACCTCGCGCAGGGCCAGATCGCCGGTCAGCGCGCGGGTGGTGACTTCATAGCCGATGCCGATCACCTGCGGCACGAAGATCGCGATGACCCCGACCAGCGCCCCGGCCACGGCAGGGCGCAGCCAGCGCGGCATCCCGGTGCGGGCCTGAACGGCGCTGGCGACGGTCTCGGCGAAGAAGATCGTCCGCATCAGGGCGACGGCGACCAGCCCGGCGACAAGGCCAAGGATCAGATAGGCCGGGATCTCCCAGTAAAACGCCACCATATTGCGCACCGGCAGCGTGAACTCGGCCACGTCGCCAAAGGCCAGCCGGTTGACCAGCGTGCCCATGATCGAGGCTATCGCAATGGGCGCGAATGCGTGCAGCGCGTAGTGGCGCAGCACCACTTCCATCGCAAAGATCGCCCCGGCGATGGGCGCGTTGAACGAGGCGGAGACGGCAGCGGCCACCGCGCAGCCGAGCAGATCGCGCCCGGTGATGCCATTGGCGTGGATGCGGTTGGCGATGCGGGTCGAGATCACCGCGGCAAGGTGCACCACCGGCCCCTCGCGCCCCGCCGAGCCGCCCGAGCCCAGCGTGATCATCGACGCCACCGCCGAGGCCAGCCCCTCGCGCACCTCTACCCTGCCCCGGTGCAGCGCCGCACCTTCGATCACATCGGCCACGGCGCGGACCCGGCCATCGGGGGTGAATCGATGCAGGATCAGGCCGACGATCAGCCCACCGGTGGCCGGAATCGCCACCAGTTGCCACCACGGCATGACCGAGGCCGAGGCCAGCACGGCGTGGTCCTGCGCGTTATAAAGCAGCGACTCCAGCGTCAAGATGCCCAACCGGAACAACAGCGCCGCCAACCCCGCCGCCGTGCCCAGAAAGAAGGCGATCAGCCAGAACAGCGCTTCGGACGGGCCGTGCTGGCGCACGCGGCGCAAGCCCAGACTGAACTGGCGCAGGATCTTGCGGCGGTGGCTGGTGCGGCTCATGGACGGTCCCTCACTTGGGTCTTGCAAAGCGCAGATTGCCCCCGGTTGCAAGGCTTTGCACAGGATGACCAAGGTATTGGCGCGGGCGACAGGCTCTCTGGCATCGCGCCCGGCCGCGCGCTAAGCTTGGGCCAGTTTGAGGAGACACCGATGCCGACCACCGCCGCCGCGCTTGATGCGCTCACTGACCTGCTGGGCGACCGCCTGAACCGCTCGCAATCCGACCGCGACCTGCACGGACGCTCGGAAAGCCATTTCAAGCAAATGCCCCCCGACGCCGTAGCCTATCCCGAAAGCACCGCAGAGGTCGCCGAGATCGTCAAGATCTGCCATGGCGCGGGCCTGCCGATCATCGGCTGGGGTGCCGGGACGTCGCTGGAAGGGCACGCGCTGGCGCCGCGCGGCGGGGTGACGGTGGATTTCTCGCGCATGGCCAAGGTGTTGGACATCGTGCCCGAGGACATGGTGGTCAGCGTCCAGCCGGGCGTGACGCGGGAAGCGCTGAATACCGAATTGCGCGCAACGGGCCTGTTCTTTCCGATTGATCCGGGCGCGAATGCCTCGATCGGCGGCATGGCCTCGACCCGTGCGTCGGGCACGACGGCGGTGCGCTATGGCACGATGCGCTCGAACGTGCTGGGGCTTGAGGTGGTGCTGGCCGACGGGCGGGTGATCCGCACCGGCACGCGGGCGCCGAAATCCTCGACCGGGTATGACCTGACGGCGCTGTTTGTCGGGGCCGAGGGCACGCTGGGGCTGATCACCGAGATCACGCTCAAGCTGCACGGCCAGCCCGAGGCCTCGCGCTCGGCGGTCTGCGCGTTTGATACGATGGCGGGCGCGGTGGATGCGGTGATCGCGACCATCCAGTCGGGCATCCCGATGGCGCGGATCGAGTTCGTGGATACGGCAGCGGCAGCGGCGTTCAACAAGGGCGCGGGCACCGACTGGCCGGATGCGCCGCATCTGATGGTCGAGTTCCACGGCTCGGAGGCGGGGGTGATCGAGCAAACCGAACGCTTCGCCGAAATCGCCGGGGACTTTGGCGCGCAGGGGTTCCGCTGGGCGGCCAAACCCGAGGAACGCACCGCGCTCTGGGCGATGCGCCACAACGCGTATCGCACGACGCTGCAGGCCTATCCGGGCTGCACGGCGATCACCACGGATATCTGCGTGCCGATCTCGCGGCTGGCGGAAGCGGTCGAGGAAACCGCCGCCGAAATCGCCGCCTCGGGACTGCCGGGACCGATCGTAGGGCATGTGGGCGACGGCAACTTCCACGCGCTGCTGCTGCCCAAAACCGGCGATGCGGCTGAGTGGGAAACTGCAATGAAACTCTCGGCCAACATGGCCGAACGCGCGCTGCGGCTGGGGGGTACGGTGTCAGGCGAGCACGGGATCGGGCTGGGCAAGACGAAATACATGCGCGCGGAACATGGCGACGCCTGGGACGTGATGGGGGCGATCAAGGCGGCGCTCGACCCCGAGGGCGTGATGAACCCGGGCAAACTGCTGCCGGGGAACTGAGACAAGGCGGGTGCGGCGCTCAGGGGCATCGAGCCCCTGAGCGCCGCGCGGGGGCGCTGCCCCCACCGGGCCGTTCCGGCCCGCCCCCCGGGATATTTAAGGAGCAAAGAGGGGCGTTAACGAAGGGTTAACCGCGCTTTCTTTGCTCTTCAAATATCCTCGGGGGGTGAATTCGCTGAAAGCGAAGAGGGGGGCTGACAGCCCCCCTCCTTTTTCCTGGCGAAACCGGCGAAAGCGTCAGGCTTTGCCTTTGTAGATATCGACCAGCTTGCCCAGCATCGACAGCGCATCCTCGCGCGACCGCTGGAAGCTGTTGCGCCCGATGATCGAGCCGTTGCCGCCGCCATCGCGGATCGCGCGGGCGTCGTCGTACACTGCGTCTGCGCCTTTGGCAGCGCCACCCGAGAAAACGATGATCCGGCGGCCATTGAACGACGATTGCACGCAATGCTTGACGCGTGCGGCTTGGGTGGCGACGTCGATGGCTTCCTTCTCGTAGACCTTCTTGGCTTCGGGCAGCATCAGGTGGTCGGTCGAGAGCTTGATCTTGATGATATGCGCGCCCAGCAGCGCCGCGATATGGGCGGCATAGGCCGCCACGTCGATCGCCGTTTCGCCGTCCTTGGTGATCGCTTCCCCGCGCGGGTAGGACCAGATCACGGTAGCCACGCCCTTGGCGGCGGCCTCTTTGCGCATTTCGACGATCTCTTCGAACATGTCGAGCGCGCAGTCCGAGCCCGGATAGATCGTGAACCCGATGGCCGAGCAGCCCAGACGCAGCGCGTCATCGACCGAGGCGGTGATCGCCTGGTTCTTGCCCGCGGTGTCCGACATCAGCGAGTTGGACGAGTTCACCTTCAGGATCGTCGGGATCTGCCCGGCGAAGGTATCGGCGCCGGCTTCCAGCGAGCCCAGCGGCGCGGCATAGGCCGAGAGACCGGCGTCGATCGCCAGCTGGTAGTGGTAGTGCGGGTCATACCCCGCCGGGTTCGGCGCGAAAGAGCGGGCAGGCCCGTGCTCGAACCCCTGATCCACCGGCAGGATGATCAGCTTGCCGGTGCCGCCCAGCTTGCCCTCCATCAGAATACGGCACAGGTTGGCTTTCACACCGGGGGTTTCGCCCTCGTAGTTGGCCAGGATCTTTTGAACGAGCTTGGTGGCGCGCATGGCGGGTCCCTCTTGTTTGACTGCTGGGGACAGGGATACGCGGGGGAAAGTGACACGACAATGGCGCGGTTGAGACGTTAGCGCCCACAGTCGGAATTTTCTGCGCCCGCGGCAGAAAACCACGCCAAATCAGCGCGATTTCGCCGGGGCCGGGCCGCGGACCGCCGTGGCGGGCCACTGGGATGGCGGATCGGGCGGCGGCGGTTCGATGCCCCCGCCGCCCGGGGGTTCGTCAGTGGTCGAAGACCAGCGAGCGGTGCACCGTCGCCCCGGCCCAAGACCCGTCGGCGACGGCCAGAGCCAGCGAATGCGGCACGCGCGCCGCGTCGCCACAGGCATAGATCCCGGGCCGCGAGGTTTCCTTCAGCGAGTCGGTGTCGATCTGCTGACCCATGGGGGTTTCGGCCAAGCTAAGCTCTGCCGCCTGTGCGATCCCGGTGGCAGGCGTAGCGCGCGAGGTCACGAAAAGCCCGGCGAAGGGTTTCAGACGGCGGCCGTCGGTCAGCACGACCTCGGCTTGGCCCTCGATGGCCGCGATCGGCGTCTCCTCAACGGTGATACCGTACCCGCGCATGGCGGCGGCGTGATCGTCATTCATGCTGAATGCGCCATTGATCAACAGGGTCACGTCGCCCCATTCGGAAAACAGCCCGACATGGCCGGTGATCGCAGGCGCCGAGGCGATGACGCCGATGCGGCCGCGGTTCAGCTCGTATCCGTGGCAATAGGGGCAGTGGAATACCGATTGCCCCCAGCGCTCGGCAAGGCCGGGGATCTCGGGCAGCGTGTCACTGACGCCGAGCGCGAGGATTACCCGGCTGGCGCTGAAAGCCGCGCCATCGCTCAGGTGGACGACAAAGTTGCCCTTTTCGCCCTCGATCCGGTTCGCTTCACCGTCATACCAGTCGAGATCCGGATACGCCTCGATCTGGGCGCGGGCCTTGGCGGCGATGACGGCAGGGTCTTCGCCGTCCTGAGTCAGAAAGCCCTGCGCGTGGCTGGCGAACCGGTTGCGGCGCTGGCCTGCGTCAATGATCAGGACATCACGGCGGGCGCGCAGCAGTTGGAGGGCGGCGGCCATTCCGGCATAGCCGCCACCGATGATGATGACATCGGGCATGGGATTACTCCTGTGGGGGGGGTCGTTTGGCGTCTGGCTGCGTGACGGCGCGCAAAGTCGCGCGCCAGCGTGGCGAGGGTGATATGGGCGAAGTGGTCGAGCAACAGGGCTTCGGCCTGAGC
This window contains:
- a CDS encoding FAD-binding oxidoreductase, producing MPTTAAALDALTDLLGDRLNRSQSDRDLHGRSESHFKQMPPDAVAYPESTAEVAEIVKICHGAGLPIIGWGAGTSLEGHALAPRGGVTVDFSRMAKVLDIVPEDMVVSVQPGVTREALNTELRATGLFFPIDPGANASIGGMASTRASGTTAVRYGTMRSNVLGLEVVLADGRVIRTGTRAPKSSTGYDLTALFVGAEGTLGLITEITLKLHGQPEASRSAVCAFDTMAGAVDAVIATIQSGIPMARIEFVDTAAAAAFNKGAGTDWPDAPHLMVEFHGSEAGVIEQTERFAEIAGDFGAQGFRWAAKPEERTALWAMRHNAYRTTLQAYPGCTAITTDICVPISRLAEAVEETAAEIAASGLPGPIVGHVGDGNFHALLLPKTGDAAEWETAMKLSANMAERALRLGGTVSGEHGIGLGKTKYMRAEHGDAWDVMGAIKAALDPEGVMNPGKLLPGN
- a CDS encoding class I fructose-bisphosphate aldolase, whose translation is MRATKLVQKILANYEGETPGVKANLCRILMEGKLGGTGKLIILPVDQGFEHGPARSFAPNPAGYDPHYHYQLAIDAGLSAYAAPLGSLEAGADTFAGQIPTILKVNSSNSLMSDTAGKNQAITASVDDALRLGCSAIGFTIYPGSDCALDMFEEIVEMRKEAAAKGVATVIWSYPRGEAITKDGETAIDVAAYAAHIAALLGAHIIKIKLSTDHLMLPEAKKVYEKEAIDVATQAARVKHCVQSSFNGRRIIVFSGGAAKGADAVYDDARAIRDGGGNGSIIGRNSFQRSREDALSMLGKLVDIYKGKA
- a CDS encoding NAD(P)/FAD-dependent oxidoreductase; translated protein: MPDVIIIGGGYAGMAAALQLLRARRDVLIIDAGQRRNRFASHAQGFLTQDGEDPAVIAAKARAQIEAYPDLDWYDGEANRIEGEKGNFVVHLSDGAAFSASRVILALGVSDTLPEIPGLAERWGQSVFHCPYCHGYELNRGRIGVIASAPAITGHVGLFSEWGDVTLLINGAFSMNDDHAAAMRGYGITVEETPIAAIEGQAEVVLTDGRRLKPFAGLFVTSRATPATGIAQAAELSLAETPMGQQIDTDSLKETSRPGIYACGDAARVPHSLALAVADGSWAGATVHRSLVFDH